In Acidimicrobiales bacterium, one genomic interval encodes:
- a CDS encoding UvrD-helicase domain-containing protein, with protein MTGPPSAGLVDDAERERISRTGLHETLFVEAGAGTGKTTQLVTRVTNLVLREGVPLRHIAAITFTEAAGAELRDRIRQQFEVLLDGELDDASRAAAEAALAESDVAAIGTLHSFALRILGEHPLDVGLPPRVEVLDEVSSQLAFEDRWALFLDELFDDPGAEELVVTASLLNIHIDGLPTQASLRDVAAVFSDNWDRLDPDEPDPGPLPALDLAPLRRAVDAVEALLSSCTDHDDTLYKKLVTAWLPQAHAILDNADPYQRVAQLHQYPAKWKGGSSGRKDRWHDVAAARAAVDDLGTVGRSLLADLTDDVLQRLRVRLAHFTHAEAERRRHEGRLEFHDLLVLARELVRTSPRARRSLHERYQRLLLDEFQDTDPIQIEVATRIAAALSDPVAAPHWADVPVEAGRIFFVGDPKQSIYRFRRADIRLFLQARAAFAGGEPVALVQNFRTVAPILEWVNHIFSSVMPEEVPTAQPEYRALVAARSASDHGDHRVVLLGGGRPKPLKAAELRAEEAADVARAIALIRDDPAAWPVEEERPAPGTPAWRPARLSDITVLLPTRTSLGQLEDALDDLAIPYRVDTGTLVYDTQEVRDALSALRAIDDPTDRIALVAALRSPLYACSDVDLFTYVAAGGEWSLRKPPPDRLPDDHPVVAGMAHLRELAAQRWWLEPSALLQRLFEDRQAFALGLGHRRPREVWRRLRFLVDQARQFEESGGHGLRAFLRWADLQSRETSRVHEPLLPETDDEAVSIKTVHGAKGLEFPITVVSGLTTARGNGRRGVTVVWDEDDLRPGIGIRKDTSTANFDRQAEYESEMDAHERQRLLYVACTRARDHLIVCTHHLEGVDCHGATLARCSADLGEEVVRRLPEDLVVGVPVAPPTTSAAPADDDRPRWRSRRAALLRRNRDPRVLSATAVARLGRLEDPTAGPPGDPTASAERDDLADEVVEDDATATDESGRPAFQRRRGRAGTAVGRAVHATLQVVDLATGDGLADLAAQQAFAEAVPDLAGTVETLARSALASASVRAALAGGRLWREAYVAAPLGDRAVEGYVDLLYEGPEGLVIVDYKTDAVADEAAVDAKLGQYRLQLATYAEALAISTGLAVAAARLVFCHAGGAIERDVDDLDAARAEVRALLAGSAVD; from the coding sequence ATGACGGGGCCACCGTCGGCGGGACTGGTCGACGACGCCGAACGCGAACGGATCTCCCGCACCGGGCTGCACGAGACCCTGTTCGTCGAGGCTGGCGCCGGCACCGGCAAGACCACCCAGCTCGTCACGCGGGTCACCAACCTGGTGCTCCGCGAGGGCGTCCCGCTGCGTCACATCGCGGCCATCACCTTCACCGAAGCCGCCGGCGCCGAGCTGCGCGACCGCATCCGCCAGCAGTTCGAGGTGCTGCTCGACGGCGAGCTCGACGACGCCTCCCGCGCCGCGGCCGAAGCCGCGCTCGCCGAGAGCGACGTGGCCGCCATCGGCACCCTGCACTCGTTCGCCCTGCGCATCCTGGGCGAGCACCCCCTCGACGTCGGCCTCCCCCCGCGCGTCGAGGTGCTCGACGAGGTGAGCTCGCAGTTGGCCTTCGAGGACCGCTGGGCCCTGTTCCTCGACGAGCTCTTCGACGACCCGGGCGCCGAGGAGCTCGTCGTCACCGCGAGCCTGCTCAACATCCACATCGACGGGCTCCCCACCCAGGCCTCGCTCCGTGACGTCGCCGCGGTCTTCAGCGACAACTGGGACCGCCTCGATCCGGACGAGCCCGATCCGGGCCCCCTGCCGGCACTCGACCTCGCCCCGCTGCGCCGGGCGGTCGACGCGGTCGAGGCGCTCCTCTCGTCGTGCACGGATCACGACGACACGCTGTACAAGAAGCTCGTCACCGCCTGGCTGCCCCAGGCCCACGCCATCCTCGACAACGCGGACCCGTACCAACGGGTGGCCCAGCTCCACCAGTACCCCGCCAAGTGGAAGGGCGGCTCGTCCGGGCGCAAGGACCGGTGGCACGACGTCGCCGCGGCCCGCGCCGCGGTCGACGACCTCGGCACCGTCGGGCGCTCCCTGCTCGCGGACCTGACCGACGACGTGCTCCAGCGCCTGCGGGTGCGCCTCGCCCACTTCACCCACGCCGAGGCCGAGCGGCGGCGCCACGAGGGTCGCCTCGAGTTCCATGACCTGCTGGTGCTCGCCCGCGAGCTCGTGCGCACCAGCCCCCGCGCCCGGCGTTCCCTGCACGAGCGGTACCAGCGCCTCCTGCTGGACGAGTTCCAGGACACCGACCCCATCCAGATCGAGGTCGCCACGCGCATCGCCGCGGCACTGTCCGACCCCGTCGCGGCGCCCCACTGGGCGGACGTGCCCGTGGAGGCCGGCCGCATCTTCTTCGTGGGCGACCCCAAGCAGTCCATCTACCGGTTCCGGCGGGCCGACATCCGCCTGTTCCTGCAGGCCCGGGCCGCCTTCGCCGGCGGCGAGCCCGTCGCCCTGGTGCAGAACTTCCGGACCGTGGCGCCCATCCTGGAATGGGTCAACCACATCTTCTCCTCGGTGATGCCCGAGGAGGTCCCCACCGCGCAGCCCGAGTATCGGGCGCTCGTCGCGGCACGATCAGCCAGCGATCACGGCGACCACCGGGTCGTGCTGCTCGGCGGCGGCCGACCCAAGCCCCTGAAGGCCGCCGAGCTCCGGGCCGAAGAGGCCGCAGACGTCGCGCGTGCCATCGCCCTCATCCGCGACGACCCCGCGGCCTGGCCCGTCGAGGAGGAACGGCCCGCTCCCGGAACGCCGGCGTGGCGCCCGGCCCGGTTGTCCGACATCACCGTCTTGTTGCCCACCCGCACCTCGCTCGGTCAGCTCGAGGACGCCCTCGACGATCTCGCCATCCCTTACCGGGTCGACACGGGCACCCTCGTCTACGACACCCAGGAGGTGCGCGACGCCCTGAGCGCCCTGCGGGCCATCGACGACCCCACCGACCGGATCGCGCTGGTGGCCGCCCTGCGCTCGCCGCTCTACGCCTGCTCGGACGTCGACCTCTTCACCTACGTCGCAGCGGGCGGCGAGTGGAGCCTGCGCAAACCGCCGCCCGACCGGCTGCCCGACGACCACCCGGTGGTGGCGGGCATGGCCCACCTGCGCGAGCTCGCGGCCCAACGCTGGTGGCTGGAGCCGAGCGCCCTGCTGCAGCGGCTGTTCGAGGACCGCCAGGCCTTCGCCCTCGGACTGGGCCACCGCCGGCCGCGGGAGGTGTGGCGCCGGCTGCGCTTCCTCGTCGACCAGGCCCGCCAGTTCGAAGAGTCGGGCGGGCACGGTCTCCGCGCCTTCCTGCGCTGGGCCGACCTCCAGTCACGGGAGACCAGTCGGGTGCACGAGCCCCTGCTCCCCGAGACCGACGACGAGGCGGTGTCCATCAAGACCGTGCACGGCGCGAAGGGGCTCGAGTTCCCCATCACGGTTGTCAGCGGGCTCACGACTGCGCGGGGCAACGGCCGCCGTGGCGTCACGGTGGTGTGGGACGAGGACGACCTCCGGCCGGGCATCGGCATCCGCAAGGACACGAGCACCGCCAACTTCGACCGCCAGGCCGAGTACGAGTCCGAGATGGACGCCCACGAGCGCCAGCGCCTCCTCTACGTGGCCTGCACCCGGGCCCGCGACCACCTCATCGTCTGCACCCATCACCTCGAAGGCGTGGACTGCCACGGCGCCACGCTCGCCCGCTGCAGCGCGGACCTCGGCGAGGAGGTCGTTCGGCGCCTGCCCGAGGATCTCGTCGTCGGCGTCCCGGTCGCACCGCCGACCACCTCTGCCGCCCCCGCGGACGACGACCGGCCCCGCTGGCGGAGCCGTCGAGCGGCGTTGCTGCGCCGCAACCGGGACCCGCGGGTGCTCTCCGCCACCGCGGTGGCCCGCCTGGGCCGCCTCGAGGACCCCACCGCGGGTCCGCCGGGTGATCCCACGGCGTCAGCGGAGCGGGACGATCTCGCCGACGAGGTGGTCGAGGACGACGCCACCGCGACGGACGAGTCCGGCCGCCCCGCGTTCCAGCGCCGGCGGGGACGGGCGGGCACCGCCGTCGGGCGGGCGGTGCACGCCACCCTCCAGGTCGTCGATCTCGCCACCGGCGACGGGCTCGCCGACCTCGCCGCCCAGCAGGCCTTCGCCGAGGCCGTCCCGGACCTTGCGGGAACGGTCGAGACCCTCGCCCGCTCTGCGCTGGCGTCGGCGTCGGTGCGGGCCGCGCTCGCCGGCGGTCGCCTGTGGCGGGAGGCCTACGTCGCCGCTCCCCTGGGTGACCGCGCCGTCGAGGGCTACGTCGACCTCCTCTACGAGGGCCCCGAGGGCCTGGTCATCGTCGACTACAAGACCGACGCCGTGGCCGACGAGGCCGCGGTGGATGCCAAGCTCGGCCAGTACCGCCTCCAGCTCGCCACCTACGCGGAGGCCCTCGCGATCAGCACCGGACTCGCCGTCGCGGCGGCCCGCCTCGTGTTCTGCCACGCCGGCGGCGCCATCGAGCGCGACGTGGACGACCTCGATGCCGCACGCGCCGAGGTCCGGGCGCTGCTCGCGGGTTCGGCGGTGGACTGA
- a CDS encoding PD-(D/E)XK nuclease family protein encodes MPSSAAHRPVVRTVAYGRPATEALAEAIAAAKQGHPLDPVTVVVSSNLAGLSVRRLIGGGIVGTGSSPGLANVSFLTPLRLAELLAVDSLPGHPLTNAALAAAARVVLRRRPEPFGRVADHHASEAAVVALYAELSRLRPPTRQRLADGDERTASLVAIHRAVGRELGDRFYDEDTRAHVAAERLRSEEDAIALLGRLVWFLPERLSPAQSELVAAALAAVPSTVIVGLTGDDDADGSVLRTCRGVGIEAGDERGRPESPTGTRIISVSDPDEEVRAVCREVLALAEAGTPLDRIGVFHPDPDPYARTLHEQFAAAHLPHNGPSRTRLADGVAGRTLLDALALPERAWGRADVLAVASAGPLRHEGQVVPTSAWENLSRAAGVLGGLDDWSAKLETLAVQREERHRLLGEDPTTSPGYLAALLDDAHRARALAAWVAALAEMVEAVDAATGWTAKVERAQQLLVHLLGRAGARRGWPDAEVTSSERVEAALERLALLDTLDPDPSTTTFRRAVEAELDEPAGRVGRFGDGVLYGPLAMAPGLDLDAVFVLGMAEGTCPSPRSEDALLPDDVRAAADGELLTRDEGLRQQHRHLLAALDAGREHRILVFPRGDLRGSRSRLPSRWLLDTASALHGERVHSTDFGALGEPVVGEVRSFSDGLVRAPAAVSLVERDLSALEARRRAGHDPLTGTAVGPDLRRGLVAQGARRSEHLTEWDGNLAGLPVPSPSGGKRLSATAMQSWASCPFRYFLGQVLGLAERPEPEAVTTIGAADRGTLLHEVLERYVREAIERPEGPPDPDEPWSAADRDRLREIAAEVFARFRGEGRTGRELLWRLEQRFLLSDLDAFLADDAARRAAFGSTPMAVEQPFGIDGEEPLRIELEGGRTLAFRGYIDRVDRTVDGGHVVVDYKSGKGSAYKDLESDPVLGGTTLQLGLYAEAVAQRFGGTGTSSYFWMLSARGDYLLHGGPWEDGHRARFREVLTAITDGIEAGAFPAQPGGYETFWRTHENCGFCDFDRLCPRDRDEHQLAKADAPEVAVLTRLLPPAPADDDAGEVAG; translated from the coding sequence GTGCCCTCGTCCGCCGCCCACCGCCCCGTCGTGCGCACCGTCGCGTACGGCCGGCCGGCCACCGAGGCGCTTGCGGAGGCCATCGCCGCCGCCAAGCAGGGCCACCCGCTCGACCCCGTCACCGTCGTGGTGTCGTCGAACCTGGCGGGTCTCTCGGTGCGTCGACTGATCGGCGGCGGCATCGTCGGCACCGGCTCCAGCCCCGGCCTGGCCAACGTCTCGTTCCTCACGCCGCTCCGCCTTGCCGAGCTGCTGGCGGTCGACTCGCTGCCGGGCCACCCCCTCACCAACGCCGCGCTCGCCGCGGCCGCCCGCGTCGTGCTGCGCCGCCGGCCCGAGCCCTTCGGCCGCGTCGCCGACCACCACGCCAGCGAGGCGGCGGTGGTCGCCCTGTACGCCGAGCTCAGCCGCCTTCGACCCCCGACGCGGCAACGCCTCGCCGACGGCGACGAGCGGACCGCGAGCCTGGTCGCCATCCACCGGGCCGTGGGGCGCGAGCTGGGCGACCGCTTCTACGACGAGGACACCCGGGCCCACGTCGCCGCCGAGCGCCTGCGGAGCGAGGAAGACGCCATCGCGTTGCTCGGCCGTCTCGTGTGGTTCCTCCCCGAGCGGCTCAGCCCCGCGCAGTCCGAGCTCGTCGCCGCCGCGCTCGCCGCGGTGCCGTCCACGGTCATCGTCGGACTGACGGGCGACGACGACGCCGACGGCTCGGTCCTCCGCACCTGTCGCGGCGTCGGCATCGAGGCCGGCGACGAACGGGGGCGCCCCGAGTCGCCCACCGGCACCCGGATCATCAGCGTGTCCGACCCCGACGAGGAGGTGCGGGCCGTGTGCCGCGAGGTGCTCGCGCTCGCCGAAGCGGGCACCCCCCTCGACCGCATCGGCGTCTTCCACCCCGACCCCGACCCCTACGCCCGCACGCTCCACGAGCAGTTCGCGGCCGCGCACCTGCCCCACAACGGCCCGTCCCGCACGAGGCTCGCCGACGGGGTCGCGGGGCGCACGCTGCTCGACGCCCTCGCCCTGCCCGAGCGGGCCTGGGGCCGGGCCGACGTGCTGGCCGTGGCCAGCGCCGGGCCGTTGCGCCACGAGGGCCAGGTGGTGCCCACGAGCGCCTGGGAGAACCTGTCGCGGGCCGCCGGCGTGCTCGGAGGCCTCGACGACTGGTCCGCCAAGCTCGAGACCCTGGCCGTCCAGCGCGAGGAGCGCCACCGGCTGCTGGGCGAGGATCCGACCACCAGCCCGGGGTACCTCGCCGCCCTGCTCGACGACGCCCACCGGGCCCGCGCACTCGCCGCCTGGGTGGCGGCCCTCGCCGAGATGGTCGAGGCGGTCGATGCGGCCACGGGGTGGACGGCGAAGGTCGAGCGAGCCCAGCAGCTGCTCGTCCACCTCCTCGGCCGGGCCGGCGCCCGGCGGGGGTGGCCCGACGCAGAGGTCACGTCCAGCGAGCGGGTCGAGGCGGCGCTGGAGCGGCTGGCCCTGCTCGACACCCTCGACCCCGATCCGAGCACCACCACCTTCCGACGGGCCGTCGAAGCCGAGCTCGACGAGCCCGCGGGGCGGGTCGGTCGCTTCGGCGACGGCGTCCTCTACGGGCCCTTGGCGATGGCCCCGGGTCTCGACCTCGACGCGGTCTTCGTCCTCGGGATGGCCGAGGGCACGTGCCCGAGCCCCCGCTCCGAGGATGCCCTCCTGCCCGACGACGTCAGAGCGGCGGCCGACGGCGAGCTCCTCACCCGCGACGAGGGCCTCCGCCAGCAGCACCGGCACCTGCTCGCCGCCCTCGACGCCGGCCGCGAGCACCGGATCCTCGTGTTCCCCCGCGGCGACCTGCGTGGCAGCCGCTCACGGCTGCCCTCCCGGTGGCTGCTCGACACCGCCTCCGCGCTCCACGGCGAGCGCGTCCACAGCACCGACTTCGGCGCCCTCGGCGAACCTGTGGTGGGAGAGGTGCGCTCGTTCTCGGACGGGCTCGTCCGGGCCCCGGCCGCGGTCTCGCTGGTGGAACGCGACCTGTCGGCGCTCGAGGCGCGTCGCCGCGCCGGGCACGACCCGCTCACCGGTACCGCCGTCGGCCCCGACCTGCGCCGCGGCCTCGTCGCGCAAGGGGCTCGGCGCAGCGAGCACCTCACCGAATGGGACGGCAACCTCGCCGGGCTCCCCGTCCCCAGCCCGTCGGGGGGCAAGCGGTTGTCGGCCACCGCCATGCAGTCCTGGGCCTCCTGCCCGTTCCGCTACTTCCTCGGGCAGGTGCTGGGGCTGGCCGAGCGCCCCGAGCCCGAGGCGGTCACCACCATCGGGGCGGCCGATCGCGGCACGCTGCTCCACGAGGTCCTCGAGCGATACGTCCGCGAGGCCATCGAGCGACCCGAGGGCCCACCCGACCCCGACGAGCCGTGGTCCGCGGCGGACCGGGACCGCCTCCGCGAGATCGCCGCCGAGGTGTTCGCCCGCTTCCGGGGCGAGGGCCGCACGGGACGCGAGCTGTTGTGGCGGCTCGAGCAGCGGTTCCTCCTGTCCGATCTCGACGCGTTCCTCGCCGACGACGCAGCGCGGCGAGCCGCCTTCGGGTCCACCCCGATGGCCGTCGAGCAGCCGTTCGGCATCGACGGAGAGGAGCCCCTGCGCATCGAGCTCGAGGGAGGTCGGACGCTGGCCTTCCGTGGCTACATCGACCGCGTCGACCGCACCGTCGACGGCGGGCACGTGGTCGTCGACTACAAGAGCGGGAAAGGCAGCGCGTACAAGGACCTCGAGTCGGATCCCGTCCTGGGCGGCACCACGCTCCAGCTCGGGTTGTACGCCGAGGCCGTGGCCCAGCGCTTCGGTGGCACCGGGACGTCGAGCTACTTCTGGATGCTCAGCGCACGGGGCGACTACCTGCTGCACGGCGGGCCGTGGGAGGACGGGCACCGGGCCCGCTTCCGCGAGGTGCTCACCGCCATCACCGACGGCATCGAGGCCGGCGCCTTCCCGGCGCAGCCCGGCGGGTACGAGACCTTCTGGCGCACGCACGAGAACTGCGGGTTCTGCGACTTCGATCGACTGTGCCCTCGCGACCGGGACGAGCACCAGCTGGCCAAGGCGGACGCGCCCGAGGTGGCGGTGCTCACCCGGCTCCTTCCACCGGCACCCGCAGATGACGACGCCGGGGAGGTGGCGGGATGA
- the trxA gene encoding thioredoxin produces the protein MATIELTDATFESTVSSEGTVLIDWWASWCGPCRMFAPVFEAASEQHPDVTFAKVDTEAQQGLAQAAGIMSIPTLMIFRDGVPLFSQPGALPAAALEDLIAQAEALDMDEVRAQLAQEAAAG, from the coding sequence ATGGCCACCATCGAGCTCACCGACGCCACCTTCGAGTCCACCGTCTCGTCCGAGGGCACCGTCCTCATCGACTGGTGGGCCTCGTGGTGCGGTCCCTGCCGGATGTTCGCGCCCGTGTTCGAGGCGGCGTCCGAGCAGCACCCCGACGTCACCTTCGCCAAGGTGGACACCGAGGCCCAGCAGGGCCTCGCCCAGGCCGCCGGCATCATGTCCATCCCGACGCTCATGATCTTCCGCGACGGCGTGCCCCTCTTCTCCCAGCCGGGCGCGCTTCCCGCCGCCGCCCTGGAGGACCTCATCGCCCAGGCCGAGGCCCTCGACATGGACGAGGTGCGGGCCCAGCTCGCGCAGGAGGCGGCGGCCGGCTGA
- a CDS encoding alpha/beta hydrolase produces MPLESRLWPFVQVARRVEGGDRGTLVERRARSARQARAGGWLVMRPGPEPAAVEHRQVPVEGGQIRVRLYRPAGPGPHPLYVFLHGGGWCLGTLDERDPRCRAISAGAGCVVASVDYRLAPECQYPTAVEDCYAALGDLIDHADELGIDPSLVAIGGESAGANLAAAVCLMARDRSGPTLCHQWLDVPATDCTLSQPGHREVPDGYLLDGAAIDEFLDAYLPDPASRADPYCSPLLASSHADLPPAWIMTAEFDKLRGDGEAYANVLRRDGVGATHVRLTGHVHASFAFTRLLPTARAYERDAIAALRRAFARGA; encoded by the coding sequence ATGCCTCTCGAGTCGCGGCTGTGGCCATTCGTGCAGGTGGCACGACGGGTCGAGGGCGGCGACCGGGGCACCCTCGTCGAGCGTCGGGCCCGGTCCGCCCGCCAGGCTCGCGCCGGAGGGTGGTTGGTCATGCGCCCGGGCCCCGAGCCCGCCGCCGTCGAGCACCGCCAGGTTCCCGTCGAGGGCGGGCAGATCCGGGTCCGGCTCTACCGGCCCGCCGGCCCAGGACCGCACCCCCTCTACGTCTTCCTCCATGGCGGGGGATGGTGCCTCGGGACCCTCGACGAGCGAGATCCTCGCTGTCGGGCCATCAGCGCCGGCGCCGGCTGCGTGGTCGCCTCGGTGGACTACCGCCTGGCCCCCGAGTGCCAATACCCGACCGCAGTCGAGGACTGCTACGCCGCCCTCGGTGACCTGATCGACCACGCCGACGAGCTCGGCATCGATCCCTCGCTGGTCGCCATCGGCGGCGAGTCGGCCGGCGCCAACCTGGCCGCCGCCGTCTGCCTGATGGCGCGGGACCGCAGCGGCCCCACGCTCTGCCACCAGTGGCTCGACGTCCCGGCCACCGACTGCACGCTGTCCCAGCCCGGACACCGTGAGGTCCCTGACGGGTACCTCCTCGACGGCGCCGCCATCGACGAGTTCCTGGACGCCTACCTGCCCGACCCCGCGTCGCGCGCCGATCCCTACTGCTCGCCGCTGCTGGCGAGCAGCCACGCCGACCTGCCGCCGGCGTGGATCATGACGGCCGAGTTCGACAAGCTGCGCGGCGACGGCGAGGCCTACGCGAACGTGCTCCGGCGCGACGGCGTCGGCGCCACCCACGTGCGCCTGACCGGCCACGTCCATGCCTCGTTCGCCTTCACCCGGCTGCTGCCCACGGCTCGGGCCTACGAGCGTGACGCCATCGCCGCGCTGCGCCGGGCGTTCGCTCGGGGCGCCTGA
- a CDS encoding diguanylate cyclase, whose translation MDSTILGVVAGLAMLGVALLAWALHRSRSDQRAQILALDARVRELEDRQDQVPASPPMGAADLTPPPLGAPGIPLPPEVTGAAGADRATREADLLADPQTGLFSEGYFRVALDARISAARRHLRPVAVVILDVVQDLESGHPVPSDPKLVAESIAATVRDADTACRMDDGRFALVLEDTPENGAIWTVERIRRRLAEAAPGQTLWAGVACYPAHAFDSDEILAQTEQALKAAREWRQDRIEVAVAP comes from the coding sequence GTGGACTCGACGATCCTCGGGGTGGTGGCCGGACTCGCGATGCTGGGCGTCGCGCTCCTGGCGTGGGCGCTGCACCGCAGCCGCAGCGACCAGCGCGCCCAGATCCTCGCCCTCGACGCCCGCGTGCGAGAGCTCGAGGACCGGCAGGATCAGGTGCCCGCCTCCCCGCCGATGGGCGCCGCCGACCTCACTCCCCCGCCCCTCGGGGCGCCCGGCATCCCCCTGCCCCCCGAGGTCACCGGCGCCGCCGGGGCCGACCGGGCCACCCGCGAGGCCGACCTGCTCGCCGACCCCCAGACCGGGCTGTTCAGCGAGGGGTACTTCCGGGTCGCCCTCGACGCCCGCATCTCCGCCGCCCGCCGCCACCTCCGCCCCGTGGCCGTCGTGATCCTCGACGTCGTGCAGGACCTCGAGTCCGGTCACCCGGTGCCGTCGGACCCGAAGCTCGTGGCCGAGAGCATCGCCGCCACGGTGCGCGATGCCGACACCGCCTGTCGCATGGACGACGGCCGCTTCGCCCTCGTGCTGGAGGACACCCCCGAGAACGGCGCCATCTGGACCGTCGAGCGGATCCGCCGGCGTCTGGCCGAGGCCGCTCCCGGCCAGACCCTCTGGGCCGGCGTGGCCTGCTACCCGGCGCACGCCTTCGACAGCGACGAGATCCTGGCGCAGACCGAGCAGGCCCTGAAGGCCGCCCGCGAGTGGCGCCAGGACCGCATCGAGGTCGCCGTCGCGCCGTAG
- a CDS encoding protein meaA, producing the protein MADTEPARHERDRPWMMRTYSGHSTAKASNELYRTNLAKGQTGLSIAFDLPTQTGYDPDAPDARGEVGKVGVPVAHLGHMRQLLDGIPPGEMNTSMTINATAAWLLGLYVANAADQGVPSEALRGTTQNDIVKEYLSRGTYIYPPLPSRRLIVDMVAFCSQHIPKWNPMNVCSYHLQEAGATPVQEVAYSLATAIDVLDAVRDSGQVAEDRFPAVVASISFFVNAGIRFVEENAKMRAFTQLWDRLCLERYGVTDPKARRFRYGVQVNSLGLTEAQPENNVQRIVLEALGVTLSKDARARSIQLPAWNEALGLPRPWDQQWSLRIQQVLAFETDLLEYDDIFAGSHVMERLTSDLVEGAQAELDEVLALGGAFEAIDELKGRLVTSHTERMRRLESGDLQVVGVNCFTETADSPLNSADNILQVDPAVQIEMIEDVQAWRAGRDAGKVERALDELRRVAEGTDNVMPATIALAEAGGTTGEWAGALREVFGEYRAPTGVAAAAGKGGSNDELRAVAARVKEMAGGPPRFLVAKPGLDGHSNGAEQIAVAGRDAGMEVIYQGIRLSPQQIAAVARDEDVDVIGLSILSGSHLELVPAVLDELKAAEVDAPLTVGGIIPEGDRAKLLELGVSAVFTPKDFELGHLMGEIADLAEAHRGG; encoded by the coding sequence ATGGCTGACACCGAACCGGCACGCCACGAGCGGGACCGCCCCTGGATGATGCGCACCTACTCGGGGCACTCCACGGCGAAGGCGTCGAACGAGCTCTACCGGACGAACCTGGCCAAGGGGCAGACCGGCCTCTCCATCGCCTTCGACCTGCCCACCCAGACGGGCTACGACCCCGACGCTCCCGACGCCCGCGGCGAGGTCGGAAAGGTGGGCGTCCCTGTGGCCCACCTCGGCCACATGCGCCAGCTGCTCGACGGCATCCCGCCCGGCGAGATGAACACGTCGATGACCATCAACGCCACCGCGGCCTGGCTGCTCGGCCTCTACGTGGCCAACGCCGCCGACCAGGGCGTGCCCAGCGAGGCGCTGCGGGGCACCACCCAGAACGACATCGTCAAGGAGTACCTGAGCCGCGGCACCTACATCTACCCGCCGCTGCCCAGCCGTCGCCTCATCGTCGACATGGTGGCGTTCTGCTCCCAGCACATCCCCAAGTGGAACCCCATGAACGTCTGCAGCTACCACCTGCAGGAGGCCGGGGCCACGCCCGTGCAGGAGGTCGCCTACTCGCTGGCGACGGCCATCGACGTGCTCGACGCCGTGCGCGACTCCGGCCAGGTGGCCGAGGACCGCTTCCCCGCCGTGGTCGCCTCCATCTCGTTCTTCGTGAACGCCGGCATCCGCTTCGTGGAGGAGAACGCCAAGATGCGGGCCTTCACGCAGTTGTGGGACCGGCTCTGCCTCGAGCGTTACGGCGTCACCGACCCGAAGGCCCGCCGCTTCCGCTACGGCGTGCAGGTCAACTCGCTCGGGCTCACCGAGGCCCAGCCCGAGAACAACGTGCAGCGCATCGTCCTCGAGGCCCTCGGCGTCACCTTGTCGAAGGACGCCCGGGCCCGGTCCATCCAGCTGCCGGCGTGGAACGAGGCGTTGGGCCTGCCCCGCCCGTGGGACCAGCAGTGGTCGCTGCGCATCCAGCAGGTGCTGGCCTTCGAGACGGACCTGCTCGAGTACGACGACATCTTCGCGGGCTCGCACGTGATGGAGCGCCTCACCAGCGACCTCGTCGAGGGCGCCCAGGCCGAGCTCGACGAGGTGCTCGCCCTGGGTGGTGCCTTCGAGGCCATCGACGAGCTGAAGGGGCGCCTCGTCACCTCCCACACCGAGCGCATGCGCCGCCTCGAGTCGGGCGACCTCCAAGTGGTGGGCGTCAACTGCTTCACCGAGACGGCCGACTCGCCGCTCAACTCGGCCGACAACATCCTCCAGGTCGACCCCGCGGTGCAGATCGAGATGATCGAGGACGTGCAGGCGTGGCGGGCGGGGCGCGACGCCGGCAAGGTCGAGCGGGCGCTCGACGAGCTGCGGCGCGTGGCCGAGGGCACCGACAACGTCATGCCCGCCACCATCGCGCTGGCCGAGGCCGGTGGCACCACCGGCGAATGGGCCGGTGCCCTCCGGGAGGTGTTCGGTGAGTACCGGGCGCCCACCGGCGTGGCCGCCGCGGCCGGCAAGGGCGGGAGCAACGACGAGCTGCGCGCCGTCGCCGCTCGCGTCAAGGAGATGGCCGGCGGCCCGCCGCGCTTCCTCGTGGCCAAGCCCGGACTCGACGGACACTCCAACGGCGCCGAGCAGATCGCCGTGGCCGGTCGTGATGCCGGCATGGAGGTCATCTACCAGGGCATCCGCCTGTCCCCGCAGCAGATCGCCGCGGTGGCCCGGGACGAGGACGTCGACGTCATCGGCCTGTCCATCCTCTCGGGCAGCCACCTCGAGCTCGTGCCCGCCGTGCTCGACGAGCTGAAGGCGGCCGAGGTCGACGCCCCCCTCACCGTCGGCGGCATCATCCCCGAAGGGGACCGGGCCAAGCTCCTCGAGCTGGGCGTGTCGGCGGTCTTCACGCCGAAGGACTTCGAGCTGGGGCACCTGATGGGCGAGATCGCCGACCTCGCGGAGGCCCATCGGGGCGGCTGA